In Spirochaetales bacterium, the following are encoded in one genomic region:
- a CDS encoding ABC transporter ATP-binding protein, whose translation MSTPAIVTSNICKQFGVFTAVDNVNLSIEKGIIFGLLGANGAGKSTLIRILCGLLAMTSGEAFVGGYDVKNSPEEVKKRIGYMSQKFSLYEDLTVSENIRFFGGIYGLRREQIKKQLSWISEMAGLGGHERQLTRELPAGLKQRLALGCAIIHDPAIIFLDEPTGGVDPAARRVFWSLINNLSGRGTTVLVTTHYLDEAEYCNDITLMHEGKTIAQGSPETLKTSYMRSRMYEVECSPLVEVAETLKKLEWVEQISIFGNLLHLSVGPDINESGITALCGNEGIKLKRLEEIVPSLEDVFINLIETHKEDMTA comes from the coding sequence ATGAGTACCCCTGCAATCGTCACCAGCAACATATGCAAACAATTCGGTGTGTTCACTGCGGTCGACAATGTCAACCTCTCTATCGAAAAAGGGATTATCTTCGGATTATTGGGCGCCAATGGCGCCGGTAAATCAACCCTCATCAGAATCCTTTGCGGTCTCCTCGCCATGACTTCCGGGGAGGCTTTCGTCGGGGGATACGACGTAAAGAATTCTCCCGAAGAAGTAAAAAAAAGAATCGGATACATGTCGCAGAAATTCTCACTCTATGAAGATCTCACGGTAAGCGAGAATATCAGGTTTTTCGGCGGGATATACGGATTGAGGAGGGAACAGATAAAAAAACAGCTTTCCTGGATTTCCGAAATGGCCGGTCTCGGGGGACATGAACGGCAACTCACCCGCGAGCTTCCCGCCGGTCTCAAGCAGCGGCTTGCGCTCGGATGCGCCATTATTCACGACCCGGCCATTATCTTCCTGGACGAACCGACAGGTGGAGTCGATCCGGCAGCGCGCAGGGTTTTCTGGTCGCTGATCAATAATCTGTCCGGCAGGGGAACGACGGTCCTTGTGACGACACATTATCTCGACGAGGCCGAATACTGCAACGACATCACCCTCATGCATGAAGGGAAGACAATCGCCCAAGGAAGTCCTGAAACACTCAAAACATCCTATATGAGAAGCCGGATGTATGAAGTTGAATGCAGCCCGCTCGTCGAGGTCGCTGAGACACTGAAAAAGCTGGAGTGGGTCGAACAGATCTCGATATTCGGAAACCTCCTCCATCTCAGCGTCGGACCCGATATCAACGAATCCGGAATAACGGCCCTGTGCGGAAACGAAGGGATTAAGCTTAAAAGGCTGGAGGAGATCGTCCCTTCCTTAGAGGACGTGTTTATCAACCTCATTGAAACGCATAAAGAGGACATGACCGCATGA
- a CDS encoding TolC family protein codes for MKTTRITPIITALAAAFLFHIPFHCFADADERTVTLDECIRTGLEQSAGLHASRMRVTAARAGLNESYTSFLPAISASFTYSRLSETDPFTITVPTMGGPVTEEIAPAITDSFSLGVSLKQPVFTGFRHINDTAKSSSVFQGSLAEHSRLRLNDIVTIKRCYWSLVRALRTRKVAEEHVNVVEAYLDDVKNLFAQGLATNNEKLKAEIRLSQTKIMKTDADNAVCLAQLRLNLIMGYDGKTNIFPADEPLHRSDTTYDLDGLIQAAMKNRPEKTALREQIKAAEADMAMAQSAWYPSVYIIGNVTYAQPNSRYFPPEAEFNLSWDIGVYAGCDLQAMYRAPFMREQASARKMELGDTMKQLDDAIRIEVTQAWLNERKAAQQIRTGEQILNQAEINLKDIEEKYKRGLSLRSDTLEAELEKLKASLLLTQAGIDYELALVELERAIGSVLQESNGVMEQ; via the coding sequence ATGAAAACAACCCGCATAACGCCGATTATCACGGCACTCGCCGCCGCTTTTCTTTTTCACATTCCTTTTCATTGTTTCGCCGACGCGGATGAACGCACCGTTACCCTCGATGAATGCATACGCACGGGACTCGAACAATCCGCGGGGCTGCACGCATCCCGGATGCGTGTAACGGCCGCGCGGGCGGGCTTGAACGAATCGTATACCTCGTTTCTGCCGGCGATCTCCGCCAGTTTCACCTATTCACGGTTAAGCGAAACAGATCCCTTTACGATAACCGTCCCTACAATGGGGGGTCCCGTAACGGAGGAGATAGCGCCGGCGATAACGGACAGCTTTTCGCTTGGCGTATCGCTCAAACAGCCCGTTTTTACCGGTTTCAGGCATATCAACGATACGGCCAAGTCATCCTCTGTTTTTCAAGGCAGTCTGGCGGAACACTCCCGTCTGCGGCTCAACGATATCGTGACGATCAAGAGATGCTACTGGTCGCTCGTTCGCGCTTTGCGCACACGGAAGGTGGCGGAAGAACATGTCAACGTCGTTGAAGCATATCTGGACGATGTAAAAAACCTCTTTGCACAGGGTCTCGCAACGAACAATGAAAAGCTGAAAGCGGAAATACGACTTTCACAGACGAAGATCATGAAGACCGATGCCGATAATGCCGTCTGTCTCGCGCAGCTGCGGCTCAATCTTATTATGGGTTACGACGGAAAGACGAACATCTTTCCTGCGGACGAACCTCTTCATAGAAGCGATACGACGTATGATCTCGACGGCCTCATTCAGGCGGCGATGAAAAACAGACCCGAAAAAACGGCCCTTAGGGAACAGATCAAAGCCGCGGAAGCCGACATGGCCATGGCGCAGTCGGCGTGGTATCCATCGGTTTATATCATCGGGAACGTGACATACGCGCAGCCGAACAGCCGCTACTTCCCGCCCGAGGCCGAATTCAATCTCTCCTGGGATATCGGTGTATACGCGGGTTGTGATCTGCAGGCGATGTATCGGGCTCCTTTCATGCGGGAACAGGCCTCGGCCAGAAAAATGGAACTCGGGGATACGATGAAACAACTCGATGACGCCATCCGGATCGAAGTGACGCAGGCATGGTTGAATGAAAGAAAAGCGGCCCAACAGATCCGGACAGGCGAACAAATCCTCAATCAGGCCGAAATTAATCTGAAAGACATTGAAGAAAAATACAAACGGGGACTCTCCCTCCGGTCGGACACACTCGAAGCGGAACTCGAGAAATTGAAGGCCTCCCTCCTCCTGACGCAGGCCGGAATCGATTATGAACTCGCCCTGGTCGAACTCGAACGGGCGATTGGAAGCGTTCTGCAGGAATCGAACGGGGTCATGGAGCAATGA
- a CDS encoding ABC transporter ATP-binding protein, with translation MGQPVIEIIGLSKHFGELEALRPLHCEIMQGEIFSIVGPDGAGKTTLIRMLCGLLSPSSGTAKINGFDIRTGMNRIKPLIGYLSQKFSLYGDLSVDENLDFFAEIHGIRDYRREKENLLEFTRLKPARKRLAEKLSGGMKQKLALACTLIHTPSILFLDEPTTGVDPVSRRDFWIILSGLIKKGLTIVMTTPYMDEAERCSRVGLLNRGSLLTVDTPEGIRAMMKDEILEIVCDRTRDAFRYLDGRDILKDIVLFGDRLNLVLTDRESIDHIINLLQRNDITVKSYRTIKPRLENVFISLIKKEKGEGYR, from the coding sequence ATGGGCCAACCCGTCATAGAGATAATCGGTCTTTCAAAACATTTCGGTGAACTGGAGGCCCTCCGTCCCCTTCATTGCGAGATTATGCAGGGAGAAATATTTTCGATAGTCGGGCCGGACGGCGCCGGGAAAACCACACTCATTCGCATGCTTTGCGGACTTCTCTCTCCCTCATCCGGGACCGCAAAAATAAATGGATTCGACATCAGAACCGGCATGAACCGGATCAAACCCCTCATCGGTTATCTTTCCCAGAAGTTCAGTCTCTACGGCGATCTGAGTGTCGATGAAAACCTCGATTTCTTTGCGGAGATACACGGTATCCGGGATTACCGGAGAGAAAAAGAAAACCTCCTTGAATTCACGAGACTCAAGCCAGCGCGAAAGCGTCTTGCCGAAAAATTATCCGGCGGGATGAAACAGAAACTCGCCCTTGCCTGCACCCTCATCCATACCCCGTCGATCCTCTTTCTCGATGAACCAACGACAGGAGTCGATCCCGTATCGAGGAGGGACTTCTGGATCATTCTTTCCGGGTTGATAAAAAAAGGACTCACGATCGTTATGACAACCCCCTACATGGACGAGGCCGAACGGTGCAGCAGAGTCGGTCTTTTGAACCGGGGAAGCCTTCTCACCGTCGATACTCCGGAGGGAATCCGGGCGATGATGAAGGACGAAATCCTCGAAATTGTCTGCGACCGGACCAGGGACGCCTTCAGATACCTCGACGGACGCGATATTCTCAAAGATATCGTCCTCTTCGGGGACAGGTTGAACCTCGTGCTCACCGACAGGGAAAGCATCGATCATATCATAAACCTCCTCCAACGAAACGACATCACCGTCAAATCATATCGCACCATCAAACCGAGACTGGAGAACGTCTTTATCTCACTCATAAAAAAAGAAAAAGGGGAAGGATACCGATGA
- a CDS encoding efflux RND transporter periplasmic adaptor subunit, with translation MNKKNNNETIIRHFTAVDIVTSCSILLFMLYSCSPPGHELRASGTIEATEIKVSAKANGEIMEMNVREGTHVKKGEVIGRIDSSMLDLKKKQAAAGVSLAEAQLTLLLKGAREEDIKQAEEQVIQARENYNQSKEDYERMENLHKTGSITAKQYDDAKTRMSVAQAQYNAARQGLAKLQNLARPEDIQMARARLQQAEVSLDLLEKQISDCTIVSPLDGSITHKLVEAGEFVVAGTPVVVVSDLTRMSVTIYIGEADLGRIRIGQEAYVMIDTHPEVRFSGTIAYISPEAEFTPKNIQTKEERIKQVFGVKIELPNPQGTLKAGIPADAVVPVDPGDE, from the coding sequence ATGAATAAAAAAAATAATAACGAAACCATTATCCGGCATTTTACGGCCGTCGATATAGTGACGTCATGTTCGATATTGCTTTTTATGCTTTATTCCTGCTCCCCGCCCGGCCATGAATTGCGGGCTTCCGGAACCATCGAAGCGACCGAAATAAAGGTATCGGCGAAGGCGAACGGAGAGATAATGGAGATGAACGTACGGGAGGGTACGCATGTAAAAAAAGGAGAGGTGATCGGCAGGATCGACTCTTCCATGCTGGATCTGAAAAAAAAACAGGCCGCAGCGGGTGTATCCCTGGCGGAAGCGCAGCTAACGCTTCTCCTCAAAGGCGCCAGAGAGGAGGATATCAAACAGGCGGAGGAACAGGTGATCCAGGCAAGGGAGAACTACAATCAGTCGAAAGAAGATTACGAACGCATGGAAAACCTTCATAAAACCGGCAGCATTACCGCAAAACAATACGACGACGCGAAGACACGCATGAGCGTCGCCCAGGCGCAATACAATGCCGCCCGGCAGGGGCTGGCCAAACTACAAAACCTGGCACGGCCCGAAGACATACAGATGGCGAGGGCGCGGCTCCAGCAGGCGGAAGTATCGCTTGATCTTCTCGAAAAGCAGATTTCCGATTGCACCATTGTTTCGCCGCTTGACGGATCGATCACCCATAAACTCGTCGAGGCCGGCGAGTTCGTCGTCGCCGGGACCCCGGTTGTCGTCGTCTCGGATCTCACGCGAATGTCCGTTACCATCTATATAGGCGAAGCCGATTTGGGACGCATCCGTATCGGGCAGGAGGCATACGTCATGATCGACACCCATCCGGAAGTCCGTTTTTCCGGCACTATAGCCTACATTTCACCCGAAGCGGAGTTCACGCCGAAGAACATACAGACAAAAGAGGAAAGAATCAAACAGGTGTTCGGTGTTAAGATAGAGCTTCCCAACCCGCAGGGAACGCTAAAAGCGGGTATACCGGCGGACGCCGTGGTGCCGGTCGACCCGGGAGACGAATGA
- a CDS encoding TetR/AcrR family transcriptional regulator, with product MSETEVNSETQEVHQVKETRMRILGFSEKLFLKHGFSRITVDEIARELCMSKKTIYKYFKNKKAIIREIIKWNQTRLTETLDEIISEKDSDFIDRLKSILHTLTSFLAKLSEPLVSDLKRHNPEIWNLIHEFKKKMSFGRIERVLQEGREKGLIRADIDPQLIILIYFHIIEHIIIPENLYEFSFSAKDIFEAVMKIMYSGILTEEGRTSFLYGGNDE from the coding sequence ATGTCGGAAACAGAAGTAAATTCAGAAACACAAGAAGTACACCAGGTTAAAGAAACACGGATGCGCATACTCGGCTTTTCCGAAAAACTCTTTCTCAAACACGGTTTCTCACGGATCACGGTCGATGAGATCGCGAGGGAACTATGCATGAGCAAGAAAACAATCTATAAATATTTTAAAAACAAAAAAGCGATCATACGGGAAATTATCAAATGGAACCAGACCCGGCTTACCGAAACACTCGATGAAATCATCTCGGAAAAAGACAGTGATTTTATCGACAGGCTGAAATCCATTCTGCACACCCTCACGTCGTTTCTTGCCAAATTATCCGAACCGCTCGTCAGTGACCTCAAGCGCCATAATCCTGAAATATGGAATCTTATTCATGAGTTCAAGAAAAAAATGAGTTTCGGACGCATCGAACGGGTATTGCAGGAAGGAAGAGAAAAGGGATTAATTCGGGCGGATATCGATCCGCAACTCATTATCCTCATCTATTTTCATATTATTGAACATATCATTATCCCTGAAAACCTTTACGAGTTTTCCTTTTCCGCAAAGGATATTTTCGAAGCGGTCATGAAGATAATGTATAGCGGAATTTTAACGGAAGAGGGCCGAACATCCTTTCTTTACGGAGGAAACGATGAATAA
- a CDS encoding UPF0280 family protein — translation MRNFKRFHYKNAQYNISSVSYRAAVASIKKDRTLLEEYIKRHPEFKTSLVPLPLVGYAPLIAKAMAGAAFKTGVGPMAAVAGAIAENAARTALSAGCDEAIVENGGDIYAISHNDVVIGLYPGEGKLSASLAFSISPEEMPIAVCSSSSIMGHSLSFGACDCATVVSGDGALADAAATAACNAVKKTADIEPVCTNIAAIPGIIGVLIIKDNNVGIAGNLPRLIKNMDPKFRHKINW, via the coding sequence ATGAGAAATTTCAAAAGGTTTCACTATAAAAACGCACAATACAACATCTCATCGGTTTCCTATCGTGCTGCGGTTGCGTCCATAAAAAAAGACAGAACCCTTTTGGAAGAATATATCAAAAGACACCCGGAATTCAAAACGTCGCTCGTCCCCCTTCCCCTGGTAGGGTATGCGCCTCTCATTGCAAAGGCCATGGCCGGGGCGGCTTTCAAAACCGGCGTCGGTCCCATGGCCGCGGTCGCCGGGGCAATCGCGGAAAATGCCGCCCGTACCGCTTTATCGGCCGGGTGTGACGAGGCAATCGTCGAAAACGGAGGAGACATCTACGCGATTTCACATAACGATGTCGTTATCGGTCTTTATCCCGGTGAGGGGAAACTCTCAGCGTCACTCGCCTTCTCCATATCCCCGGAAGAAATGCCGATCGCGGTCTGTTCGTCATCGAGTATCATGGGCCACTCGCTGAGTTTCGGCGCCTGCGATTGCGCTACGGTCGTATCCGGGGACGGAGCACTCGCCGACGCGGCCGCCACGGCCGCCTGTAACGCGGTAAAAAAAACCGCCGATATCGAACCCGTCTGCACTAATATCGCCGCGATACCGGGTATCATCGGTGTTCTCATTATCAAGGATAATAATGTGGGAATCGCGGGAAATCTTCCACGCCTCATAAAAAATATGGATCCGAAGTTCAGGCATAAAATAAATTGGTGA
- a CDS encoding 4Fe-4S dicluster domain-containing protein, with product MATTKKLCLFFPKSETEKPIIYHLVKDYNLIINIFRAKITPEEEGYLVIDVTGEEKDIERGMDFVRKNNVAINATHRGLQHDSEKCVHCGNCLSHCPTKALAVKDTKTRKVEFDEILCIECLACVKNCPFGACYSIF from the coding sequence ATGGCAACTACCAAGAAATTGTGTCTTTTTTTTCCGAAAAGCGAGACTGAAAAACCGATTATCTATCATCTCGTAAAGGATTACAATCTCATCATCAATATCTTCAGGGCGAAAATCACACCGGAGGAGGAAGGATATCTCGTCATCGACGTCACCGGTGAAGAAAAAGATATCGAACGCGGCATGGATTTTGTTCGAAAAAATAATGTCGCGATCAACGCGACACATCGGGGGTTGCAGCATGATTCGGAAAAATGCGTCCACTGCGGCAACTGCCTTTCCCATTGTCCGACAAAAGCACTCGCCGTAAAAGACACGAAAACGAGAAAAGTCGAGTTCGACGAAATACTCTGCATAGAATGTCTCGCCTGCGTGAAAAATTGTCCATTTGGCGCATGTTATTCGATATTCTGA
- a CDS encoding homocysteine biosynthesis protein — protein sequence MKTYEEINKKIEAKKAVVLTADEIIEYVDKKGLEAAAREVDVVTTATFGPMCSSGCFINFGHSKPRIRMSEAWIEDVFVYTGIGAVDVYLGATQLRHNDPANMTYPGEFSYGGGHVIEDLIAGKKLQLFALSYGTDEYPRREIRTWFTIDDLNQAIMVNPRNCYQNYNIAINCSERPIYTYLGYLKPQMKNLTYCSAGQLSPLLNDPLYRTIGVGTAVWLAGSYGHVYGEGTQHCSIVERGPNDVPMEGAGTLALTGNMKEMKPEFVRGVSLKGYGVSLALGVGVPIPILDSRILKWTTVRDRDIYGPVVDYSDDYPQCSGNIVCRLSYEELRNGEVTIQGKTVEVSSMSSYAKALEIAELLKDEIKRGDFQISKPIRRLPVNQSIKQLQIREKE from the coding sequence ATGAAAACCTATGAGGAGATCAACAAGAAAATCGAAGCCAAAAAAGCGGTGGTTCTTACGGCGGACGAAATAATCGAGTACGTGGATAAAAAAGGTCTTGAGGCCGCCGCACGGGAAGTCGACGTCGTCACCACGGCCACATTCGGACCCATGTGTTCTTCCGGATGTTTTATCAATTTCGGCCACAGCAAACCCAGAATACGGATGAGTGAAGCGTGGATCGAGGATGTTTTTGTGTATACCGGCATCGGCGCTGTGGATGTTTACCTCGGGGCAACCCAGCTTCGTCATAACGACCCCGCGAACATGACCTACCCGGGGGAGTTTTCCTATGGCGGCGGACATGTTATCGAAGATCTGATTGCCGGAAAAAAGCTGCAGCTCTTCGCCCTTTCATATGGAACCGACGAATATCCCCGCCGTGAAATTCGTACCTGGTTTACCATCGATGACCTGAATCAGGCAATCATGGTCAACCCCCGCAATTGTTATCAGAATTATAATATCGCGATTAATTGTTCGGAACGCCCCATCTATACCTATCTCGGGTACCTGAAACCGCAGATGAAAAACCTTACCTATTGTTCTGCGGGACAGCTGTCCCCTCTATTGAACGACCCATTGTACAGGACGATCGGGGTCGGGACCGCGGTCTGGCTTGCCGGCTCGTATGGCCATGTCTACGGAGAAGGAACACAGCACTGCTCGATCGTGGAGAGAGGGCCGAATGACGTACCGATGGAAGGGGCGGGTACCCTCGCTCTTACCGGAAACATGAAAGAAATGAAACCAGAATTCGTACGGGGCGTGAGTCTGAAAGGATACGGTGTCTCATTGGCACTTGGCGTCGGTGTTCCCATACCGATACTCGATTCACGCATACTCAAATGGACCACGGTTCGGGACAGGGACATTTACGGCCCCGTCGTCGATTACAGTGACGATTACCCGCAATGCAGCGGAAACATCGTCTGCAGGCTTTCATATGAAGAACTGCGAAACGGTGAAGTGACGATTCAGGGTAAAACCGTGGAGGTCAGTTCGATGTCCTCTTACGCAAAAGCGCTCGAGATAGCCGAACTGTTGAAAGATGAAATAAAAAGGGGTGATTTTCAGATAAGCAAACCCATCCGGCGACTGCCGGTTAACCAGAGCATCAAACAATTGCAAATCAGGGAAAAGGAGTGA
- a CDS encoding peptidylprolyl isomerase has translation MKLKFHTTCIVLFFFIIAACAQTPDLPDGLYAKIETVKGDILLALEYKKVPLTVANFVGLAEGTINFSGRDAERFYDGLTFHRVVDDFVIQGGCPLGTGTGGPGYRFPDEFHPDLKHDRAGILSMANSGRDTNGSQFFITFKETPWLDGKHSVFGHVVEGMDVVKSIKKGDKIKRVVIYRIGEDAKKFRADQETFDNLASTLRMKNEQERKAEAQRQKEMQDAALAALQRKYPDIRTTESGLRYVILKKGKGGASPTANMQVKVHYTGSLLDGTVFDSSIDRGEPAVFRIGQLIQGWNEALLSMEKGEKRLLVVPPELGYGEQGVPGAIPPQAYLVFEMELLDFYK, from the coding sequence ATGAAACTGAAATTCCATACAACATGTATTGTCCTCTTTTTCTTTATCATCGCCGCATGCGCCCAGACACCCGATCTTCCGGACGGTCTCTATGCAAAGATTGAAACGGTAAAAGGAGACATTCTTTTGGCCCTTGAATATAAAAAAGTTCCGCTGACGGTCGCCAATTTTGTCGGACTCGCGGAAGGAACGATCAACTTTTCCGGCAGGGACGCGGAACGATTTTATGACGGCCTGACATTTCATCGGGTGGTGGATGATTTTGTGATCCAGGGCGGATGCCCTCTGGGAACAGGGACCGGCGGTCCCGGATACCGGTTCCCGGATGAGTTCCACCCCGACCTGAAACATGACAGGGCGGGTATCCTTTCCATGGCAAACAGCGGCCGGGATACCAACGGCAGCCAGTTTTTTATCACCTTCAAAGAAACCCCCTGGCTTGACGGAAAACACAGTGTTTTCGGACATGTGGTTGAAGGCATGGATGTCGTCAAGTCGATTAAAAAAGGCGATAAAATCAAGCGGGTAGTGATATACCGGATCGGCGAAGACGCGAAAAAATTCAGGGCGGACCAGGAAACATTCGACAACCTCGCATCAACATTGAGAATGAAGAACGAGCAGGAGAGGAAAGCGGAAGCCCAGCGCCAGAAAGAAATGCAGGATGCCGCGCTTGCGGCATTGCAAAGGAAATATCCCGATATCAGGACGACCGAATCCGGTCTGCGGTATGTTATCCTGAAAAAGGGAAAAGGCGGAGCGAGCCCCACGGCAAACATGCAGGTCAAGGTTCATTACACCGGTTCGCTGCTTGACGGAACGGTATTCGACAGTTCGATCGATCGGGGAGAACCCGCCGTGTTCAGGATCGGTCAGCTTATACAGGGGTGGAATGAAGCGCTTTTGAGTATGGAAAAAGGGGAAAAACGGCTTCTCGTGGTTCCGCCCGAACTCGGATACGGTGAACAGGGCGTTCCGGGAGCCATTCCGCCGCAGGCGTATCTTGTTTTCGAAATGGAGCTTCTTGATTTTTACAAATAA
- a CDS encoding bifunctional homocysteine S-methyltransferase/methylenetetrahydrofolate reductase, producing the protein MAGQSLMKRLEHSILIADGGMGTMIRHLAPQPVECVEAMNILDPDLVGEIHKQFVRAGAHIIETNTFSASRFSLAKYHFEDKTGEINKMGVKLAKDAVGPDGFVGGSIGPFLATLEEITNDMKAPVEGAIEEQLAEFIAGEVDLVILETFGNSRHLLFFLDVVKKKTALPVLASMTVTPSSTCYDGVDVRTAAGRLVDHGADIVGLNCGYGIVSIEHALKQISDINVPLSVMPNAGYPEKISGRMLYGISADYFAGKTLTFAQLGARIIGGCCGISPSDIEAASVRLRKEKIVRRKIVRKEIHLRQEAPGPKEGILLERFKDVSLPVICEIDPPGTLDISMHFDAITEVHEAGASAISMAENPLATVKINNLAFASYIKQRRNINIILHMTGRDRNLLGLQSFLLGAHLLGIEALLMVTGDPSHTQGGPTNVFDVDSIGLLSMAAELNRGRNIYGKTAGTMTNFSLGAAFNPNMRDQRSQLNRLNKKIDAGACFIMTQPFFEAEKVRMFLETTKDLPVKFFAGIFPITSSRTAEYLHNEVPGIYVPDGLREALAKKSEKEYQKDVGIGHSLELIESIKSSVDGLYLIAPHRDPALLSILVRAARL; encoded by the coding sequence ATGGCCGGTCAATCTTTAATGAAACGGCTCGAACATTCGATTCTCATAGCCGACGGGGGAATGGGCACGATGATACGTCATCTCGCCCCGCAGCCGGTCGAATGCGTCGAAGCAATGAACATACTCGACCCCGATCTCGTCGGTGAAATTCACAAACAATTCGTCCGGGCAGGGGCGCATATCATCGAAACGAATACATTCAGCGCGAGCAGATTCTCGCTGGCGAAGTATCATTTCGAGGACAAGACAGGCGAAATCAATAAAATGGGGGTGAAACTGGCAAAAGACGCTGTCGGCCCCGACGGTTTTGTCGGCGGCTCGATCGGCCCTTTTCTCGCGACACTCGAAGAAATCACTAATGACATGAAAGCACCTGTCGAAGGAGCGATCGAAGAACAACTCGCCGAGTTCATTGCCGGGGAGGTCGACCTCGTTATATTGGAAACATTCGGCAACAGCCGGCACCTTCTCTTCTTTCTCGATGTCGTGAAAAAAAAGACGGCGCTTCCCGTCCTCGCCTCAATGACGGTCACCCCCTCCTCTACCTGTTACGACGGGGTCGATGTAAGGACAGCAGCCGGCCGGCTCGTCGATCACGGAGCGGACATTGTGGGATTAAACTGCGGTTACGGCATCGTATCGATCGAACACGCCCTGAAGCAGATTTCCGATATCAACGTTCCCCTCTCGGTGATGCCGAACGCAGGATATCCGGAAAAAATCAGCGGCAGGATGCTCTACGGAATATCGGCCGATTATTTTGCGGGAAAAACACTCACATTCGCCCAACTCGGCGCGCGAATCATCGGTGGGTGCTGCGGTATTTCCCCTTCCGATATCGAGGCGGCCTCGGTGAGACTCAGAAAGGAAAAGATCGTCAGGAGAAAGATCGTCAGAAAGGAAATACACCTCCGGCAGGAAGCGCCCGGTCCCAAAGAGGGAATATTGCTCGAACGATTCAAAGATGTGTCGCTGCCCGTTATCTGCGAGATCGATCCGCCGGGAACACTCGATATCTCGATGCATTTCGATGCGATCACCGAGGTCCATGAAGCGGGCGCCAGCGCGATCAGTATGGCGGAAAATCCGCTGGCAACGGTGAAAATAAACAACCTCGCCTTCGCGTCATATATAAAACAGAGACGTAATATCAATATCATTCTTCATATGACGGGCCGTGACAGAAACCTGTTGGGCCTGCAGTCCTTTCTCCTGGGCGCCCATTTACTCGGTATAGAGGCCCTCCTCATGGTAACCGGCGATCCGTCCCACACACAGGGTGGACCGACCAACGTGTTCGATGTCGATTCGATCGGACTCCTCTCGATGGCTGCCGAACTCAACAGGGGAAGAAATATCTACGGGAAAACAGCGGGCACCATGACGAACTTTTCTCTGGGCGCCGCCTTTAATCCGAACATGAGGGATCAAAGAAGCCAGCTCAACCGTCTGAACAAAAAGATAGACGCGGGGGCCTGTTTTATCATGACCCAGCCTTTTTTCGAAGCGGAAAAAGTGCGGATGTTTCTCGAGACCACAAAGGATTTACCGGTGAAATTCTTTGCGGGCATCTTCCCCATCACTTCTTCCAGGACGGCGGAATACCTTCACAATGAAGTACCCGGTATATATGTCCCGGACGGCCTCCGCGAAGCACTTGCCAAAAAAAGTGAAAAGGAGTATCAGAAGGATGTCGGCATCGGGCATTCACTCGAGCTTATCGAATCGATAAAATCTTCAGTCGACGGCCTTTACCTGATCGCCCCCCACAGGGACCCGGCCCTTCTTTCCATACTCGTTCGGGCCGCACGGCTTTGA
- a CDS encoding acyl-CoA thioesterase, with protein MDEKKLSFSLEFLVRDYECDLQGIVNNAVYLHYLEHTRHEFLKDKGLDFEGLHRQGVDPVVVRMEIDYLFPLTSGDRFTVLLSPEKRGRLRIVFNQEIIRQPDKKPVLKAVVVTTCLKEGRLYMPDDLAEGLF; from the coding sequence ATGGATGAAAAAAAGCTTTCGTTTTCCCTCGAGTTTCTGGTAAGGGATTATGAATGCGATCTCCAGGGGATTGTCAACAACGCCGTCTATCTTCACTATCTCGAACACACACGGCACGAGTTTCTCAAAGACAAAGGACTCGATTTCGAAGGCCTTCACCGGCAGGGTGTCGATCCCGTTGTCGTACGTATGGAAATCGATTACCTTTTTCCACTCACAAGCGGCGACAGGTTTACCGTCCTGTTGTCGCCGGAAAAAAGGGGAAGACTGCGAATCGTTTTCAACCAGGAAATCATCCGTCAGCCCGATAAAAAGCCTGTTCTGAAGGCCGTCGTTGTTACCACCTGTCTCAAGGAAGGAAGGCTTTATATGCCGGACGACCTTGCCGAAGGATTATTCTGA